The following are from one region of the Novosphingobium humi genome:
- a CDS encoding LysR family transcriptional regulator, with translation MRFQRLDLNLLVALDVLLAEKSVSLAADRLCLSQSATSSALGRLRDYFGDELLVVKGRSMVLTARAEELIEPVRAVLDQIRSTIAIAPEFDPATCDRQIRFMASDYSTQVLLAGALAMIEAEAPHMRFEIQPMGDSPIDTLERGQIDLLLTIDYAISSDHPSQVLFEDDYVVVGDAANPAMEGEMTREKYFSLGHVTARFGKSRTPAFDDWFVRRQKTQRRIEVVAPTFLSQTSLVLGTRRIATMHRRLASQMVKVLPLTLREVPFDIPPIREAIQWHITNNNDRALRWVVERLAAMAQEERGDISNVVPIAEARRDEIAVQFQHNHPNMRGEKS, from the coding sequence ATGCGGTTCCAGCGACTGGACCTCAACCTGCTGGTGGCATTGGACGTGCTGCTGGCGGAAAAGAGCGTGAGTCTGGCGGCGGACCGGCTGTGCCTGTCGCAATCTGCCACGTCTTCGGCGCTGGGCCGTCTGCGCGATTATTTCGGCGATGAACTGCTGGTGGTCAAAGGCCGCTCGATGGTGCTGACCGCGCGGGCCGAGGAACTGATCGAGCCGGTGCGCGCGGTGCTGGACCAGATCCGCAGCACCATCGCCATCGCGCCCGAATTCGATCCGGCCACCTGTGATCGCCAGATCCGCTTCATGGCCTCGGATTATTCGACGCAGGTTTTGCTGGCGGGCGCGCTGGCGATGATCGAGGCCGAGGCGCCCCACATGCGCTTTGAAATCCAACCGATGGGCGACAGCCCGATCGACACGCTCGAACGCGGCCAGATCGACCTGCTGCTGACCATCGACTATGCGATCAGTTCGGACCATCCCAGCCAGGTGCTGTTCGAGGACGATTATGTCGTGGTGGGCGATGCCGCCAATCCGGCCATGGAAGGCGAGATGACGCGCGAGAAATATTTCTCGCTGGGCCATGTCACCGCCCGTTTCGGCAAGAGCCGCACGCCCGCCTTCGACGACTGGTTCGTGCGGCGGCAGAAAACGCAGCGGCGGATCGAGGTGGTGGCCCCCACCTTCCTGTCGCAGACCTCGCTGGTGCTGGGCACAAGGCGGATCGCCACGATGCACCGCCGCCTTGCCTCACAAATGGTCAAGGTGCTGCCCCTGACCCTGCGCGAGGTGCCGTTTGACATTCCGCCGATCCGCGAGGCGATCCAGTGGCATATCACCAACAACAATGACCGCGCGCTGCGCTGGGTGGTCGAAAGGCTGGCCGCGATGGCGCAGGAGGAGCGGGGCGACATCAGCAACGTCGTCCCGATCGCCGAGGCCAGGCGCGACGAGATCGCCGTGCAGTTTCAGCATAACCACCCCAATATGCGGGGCGAGAAGTCTTAA
- a CDS encoding SDR family NAD(P)-dependent oxidoreductase → MAHDAIRLDGRIAIITGGAGGIGAATAQLMTLRGAKVVIADIAFERAQAVAADIPDALALHLDLEDEASIEAMVAQTVAHFGRLDILHNNAALLGPDIAQADGDIEHMATALWDRTYRVNVRGTMIACRTALPHLRETKGNIVNTVSSLALQGHMIQAAYSSSKAAIIQMTRAIAASHGRAGIRCNAVAPGMTMTPALSQAFPPALRQVVEDETLRDQLGDPQDIAEAVAFLASDAARNITGHTVECDGGGTSHVPGLGGFRSFFEGMGQ, encoded by the coding sequence ATGGCCCATGATGCCATCAGGCTGGACGGCAGGATCGCCATCATCACCGGCGGCGCGGGCGGGATTGGCGCGGCGACAGCCCAATTGATGACCCTGCGCGGGGCAAAGGTGGTGATTGCCGACATCGCCTTTGAACGCGCGCAGGCGGTGGCCGCCGATATTCCCGATGCCTTGGCACTGCATCTCGACCTGGAGGATGAGGCCAGCATCGAGGCGATGGTGGCGCAAACGGTGGCCCATTTCGGGCGGCTGGATATTCTGCACAACAATGCCGCCCTGCTCGGCCCCGATATTGCGCAAGCCGACGGCGATATCGAACATATGGCGACCGCCCTTTGGGACCGGACCTATCGCGTCAATGTGCGCGGCACTATGATTGCCTGCCGCACGGCGCTGCCCCATCTGCGCGAGACGAAAGGCAATATCGTCAACACGGTCAGCAGCCTTGCCCTGCAAGGCCATATGATTCAGGCCGCCTATTCCAGCAGCAAGGCCGCGATCATCCAGATGACCCGCGCGATTGCCGCAAGCCATGGCCGCGCGGGCATCCGATGCAACGCCGTGGCGCCGGGCATGACCATGACGCCCGCGCTCAGCCAAGCCTTTCCTCCCGCCTTGCGTCAGGTGGTCGAGGATGAAACCCTGCGCGACCAATTGGGCGATCCGCAGGACATTGCCGAGGCGGTGGCCTTCCTTGCCTCCGACGCGGCGCGCAACATCACCGGCCACACCGTCGAATGCGACGGCGGCGGCACGTCCCACGTCCCCGGCCTTGGCGGTTTTCGCAGCTTTTTCGAAGGGATGGGCCAATGA
- a CDS encoding TonB-dependent receptor, translating into MRNFVNHGACLSASMLAMAIAMPAMAQQAPAKDAAKDTAEIIVTAQKRPEKLQEIPVAAAVLSQAAVAQAHVVDLSDINRVVPSVELKGTFNGRVPYGIRGISTNANEGAIGLTSGVSIQVDGVPVPADSFAVNTITDVAQLEVLKGPQATLGGRTASAGVINFVTVAPSTTPQYAVNALTTNDGEWHIDGRASGPITDKVSYSLTGYYQRTPYPITNITTGVKSRAESYGTRAKLKFELSDNLDLQVMGHYAMSKSKGANFVVQYWTPGSYFFAPPVGLDAATMYPGYTIGYGNTKLSTHTTMVSRYEDKDTSAVLNWRLGDLTLTSTTAYSHEGQYQTQDTFLGNDPNWALKFETFLNAIGALPSAMVLPYSNLQSAQGYVSQTSQEFKLATDAKKPLSALVGLFYSDMTVNQYVLRAWTLNPLAKTNISTTKNYSIYGRATAHVNDRLTFVGGLRYNWDKIGWNVAQYFNPAAGQYGSGGFGQGGYTWNLSDSSGALVGDAAIQFKPTRDIMTYASYTRGYKPKAFNTVHDWAVAPGDTTTAGLAEIATFAKAVAQEHIDSFEVGLKSTLLNRHLTFNLAAFYTNYSGYQAQIFDTSKLVGVLILANAGARTQGIEADLNYVKGNTRASLSAALIDAKFTNFKGAVCWPTQSTAQGCDASGAQDLSGKPMPASPKLKINAQIAQTIPFEKFNLIAGTNLSYRSGTYLQANQNPQTFQSAFGLMDLSLGFQTKDEKATLTFFVNNVTDRFYLTNAEDFFAGATTGNLVIGQPARDSSRYFGARVGVNF; encoded by the coding sequence ATGAGGAATTTTGTCAACCATGGCGCGTGCCTGTCAGCCTCGATGCTGGCCATGGCGATCGCGATGCCCGCCATGGCGCAGCAGGCGCCCGCCAAGGATGCGGCCAAGGATACGGCCGAAATCATCGTGACCGCGCAGAAGCGGCCGGAAAAGCTTCAGGAAATCCCCGTGGCCGCCGCCGTGCTGTCGCAGGCCGCCGTGGCGCAGGCCCATGTGGTGGACCTGTCCGACATCAACCGCGTGGTGCCTTCGGTCGAATTGAAGGGCACGTTCAACGGGCGCGTGCCCTATGGTATTCGCGGCATTTCAACCAATGCCAATGAAGGCGCGATCGGCCTGACCTCGGGCGTGTCGATTCAGGTCGATGGCGTGCCGGTGCCCGCCGACAGCTTTGCCGTCAACACGATCACCGACGTGGCGCAATTGGAAGTGCTCAAAGGCCCGCAGGCAACGCTGGGCGGACGCACGGCCTCGGCGGGCGTCATCAACTTCGTGACCGTGGCGCCCAGCACGACGCCGCAATATGCGGTCAACGCGCTGACCACCAATGATGGCGAATGGCATATTGACGGCCGCGCCTCCGGCCCGATCACCGACAAGGTCAGCTACAGCCTGACCGGCTATTATCAGCGCACGCCCTATCCGATCACCAATATCACCACGGGCGTCAAGAGCCGCGCGGAAAGCTATGGCACGCGCGCCAAGCTGAAATTTGAGCTGAGCGACAATCTCGACCTGCAGGTGATGGGGCACTATGCGATGTCGAAGTCGAAGGGCGCGAATTTCGTCGTGCAATACTGGACGCCCGGCTCGTATTTCTTTGCTCCGCCGGTGGGTCTGGACGCGGCCACGATGTATCCGGGTTACACCATCGGCTATGGCAATACCAAACTGTCCACCCATACCACGATGGTCTCGCGCTATGAGGACAAGGACACTTCGGCGGTCCTCAACTGGCGCCTGGGCGATCTGACGCTGACCTCGACCACGGCCTACAGCCACGAGGGCCAGTATCAGACGCAGGACACCTTCCTTGGCAATGACCCGAACTGGGCGTTGAAATTTGAAACTTTCCTCAATGCGATCGGCGCGTTGCCCTCGGCCATGGTGTTGCCCTACAGCAATCTCCAGTCGGCGCAGGGCTATGTCAGCCAGACCAGCCAGGAATTCAAACTGGCCACCGATGCCAAAAAACCGCTCTCGGCGCTGGTCGGGCTGTTCTATTCGGACATGACGGTCAACCAGTATGTGCTGCGCGCATGGACGCTCAACCCGCTGGCCAAGACCAATATTTCGACCACCAAGAATTACTCGATCTATGGCCGCGCCACCGCCCATGTGAATGACAGGCTGACCTTTGTGGGCGGCCTGCGTTACAACTGGGACAAGATCGGCTGGAACGTCGCGCAATATTTCAACCCGGCGGCGGGCCAATACGGCAGCGGCGGTTTCGGTCAGGGCGGCTATACGTGGAACCTGTCGGACAGTTCGGGCGCGCTGGTGGGCGATGCGGCGATCCAGTTCAAACCGACCCGCGACATCATGACCTATGCCTCCTATACGCGCGGCTATAAGCCCAAAGCGTTCAACACGGTCCATGACTGGGCCGTGGCGCCCGGCGACACGACCACGGCGGGGCTGGCCGAAATCGCCACCTTTGCCAAGGCGGTGGCGCAGGAGCATATCGACAGCTTTGAAGTGGGCCTGAAATCGACCCTGCTCAACCGCCACCTGACCTTCAATCTGGCCGCGTTCTACACCAATTACAGCGGCTATCAGGCGCAGATCTTCGACACGTCGAAATTGGTGGGCGTGCTGATCCTGGCCAATGCCGGCGCCCGCACGCAGGGCATCGAGGCCGACCTCAATTACGTGAAGGGCAACACCCGGGCCAGCCTGTCGGCGGCGCTGATCGATGCCAAGTTCACCAATTTCAAGGGCGCGGTCTGCTGGCCCACCCAGTCCACCGCGCAAGGGTGCGATGCCAGCGGCGCGCAGGATCTGTCGGGCAAGCCGATGCCCGCCAGCCCCAAGCTGAAGATCAACGCCCAGATCGCCCAGACCATCCCGTTTGAAAAGTTCAACCTGATCGCAGGCACCAACCTTTCCTATCGTTCGGGCACCTATCTTCAGGCCAACCAGAACCCGCAGACCTTCCAGAGCGCGTTCGGCCTGATGGATCTGAGCCTTGGTTTCCAGACCAAGGATGAAAAGGCCACGCTGACGTTTTTCGTCAACAATGTGACCGACAGGTTCTATCTGACCAATGCCGAGGACTTCTTTGCCGGGGCCACCACCGGCAATCTGGTGATCGGTCAGCCCGCGCGCGATTCCAGCCGCTACTTTGGCGCGCGGGTGGGGGTGAATTTCTGA
- a CDS encoding NAD-dependent epimerase/dehydratase family protein: MPVIVTGAGGFVGRQIVSRLLAQGREVVAMDTAAGGIPAGARVVAGDLGDADVRAEALSGGVSSVIHLATVPGGAAEADPAASRRINIDAMYDLLLEASAAGNKPRFVYASSIAVYGDPLPGFVDDATPLSPRMIYGAHKAMMEHAVALFTNRGGIEGVTVRLPGILARPKGPSGMKSAFMSNLFHALKSGEEFTCPVSAEGTIWAQSVARCADNFIHALYLDTALLPPTYAVTLPAQRITMGDLTAEIAAQCGVSADLVRYAPDAALEAGFAAQPPLTTAAAEKAGFAHDGDLATLVASALKTLD; the protein is encoded by the coding sequence ATGCCAGTTATCGTCACCGGAGCCGGGGGTTTTGTCGGCCGCCAGATCGTTTCGCGCCTCTTGGCGCAGGGCCGCGAGGTGGTGGCCATGGATACGGCGGCGGGCGGCATTCCCGCCGGGGCGCGTGTTGTTGCAGGCGATCTGGGCGATGCCGATGTGCGCGCCGAGGCGCTGTCGGGCGGGGTTTCCTCGGTGATCCATCTGGCCACAGTGCCGGGCGGCGCGGCCGAGGCCGATCCTGCCGCCTCGCGCCGGATCAACATTGACGCCATGTATGACCTGTTGCTGGAGGCCAGCGCGGCGGGCAACAAGCCACGCTTCGTCTATGCCAGCTCGATTGCCGTCTATGGCGATCCGCTGCCCGGTTTTGTCGATGATGCAACGCCGCTCAGCCCCAGGATGATCTATGGCGCGCATAAGGCGATGATGGAACATGCCGTCGCCCTGTTCACCAATCGCGGCGGAATCGAGGGCGTGACCGTGCGCCTGCCCGGCATTCTGGCCCGCCCCAAGGGGCCGAGCGGCATGAAGAGCGCCTTTATGTCGAACCTGTTCCATGCGCTGAAATCGGGTGAGGAATTTACCTGCCCCGTTTCGGCGGAAGGCACGATCTGGGCGCAATCGGTGGCGCGCTGCGCGGATAATTTCATCCATGCGCTTTACCTCGACACCGCGCTTTTGCCGCCCACCTATGCCGTCACCCTGCCCGCGCAGAGGATCACGATGGGCGATCTGACCGCCGAAATCGCGGCGCAATGCGGCGTCTCGGCCGATCTGGTGCGCTATGCGCCCGATGCGGCGCTCGAAGCGGGCTTTGCCGCGCAACCGCCGCTGACCACGGCGGCGGCGGAAAAGGCGGGCTTTGCGCATGATGGCGATCTTGCTACTCTGGTCGCCAGCGCGCTCAAGACGCTGGATTAA
- a CDS encoding FAD-dependent monooxygenase — translation MERENISSVQEALIVGGGIGGMAAAIALSERGVKVEIVDLDPEWRVYGAGITITGPTLRAYRRLGLLEAIKAQGAITTKTRLFKYDGTHLHDLEEPVIEEGLPATGGIMRPVLHKIMQKRVRELEIPVRLGLTVSALVNTGDGVDVAFSDGSSGHYDLVVGSDSVFSGVRELSFPHMAPAQPTGQGCWRISIRKPPGLEYGEFYLGHANPCGITACAPDQVYMWMLTPHVERESFMDGEELFNELKRLLGDFGGNAGWIRDNMTRSDWINYRPLAAVLQPMPWYNGRIVLLGDAVHATTPHLASGAGMAVESGIVLAEELARAGDVAAGLSAYQQRRYPRCKDVIDSSVSVGRLQLAHGDPREHAKILEGALSRLNEPF, via the coding sequence ATGGAACGGGAGAACATCAGCAGCGTCCAAGAGGCGCTGATCGTGGGCGGCGGGATCGGCGGCATGGCTGCCGCTATCGCGCTGTCGGAGCGGGGCGTTAAGGTCGAAATCGTTGATCTCGACCCGGAATGGCGCGTCTATGGGGCGGGGATAACAATCACCGGCCCGACCTTGCGCGCCTATCGACGGCTGGGCCTGCTCGAAGCGATCAAGGCGCAGGGCGCCATCACCACAAAGACGCGCCTTTTCAAATATGACGGCACGCATCTGCATGATCTGGAAGAGCCGGTCATCGAGGAGGGCCTGCCCGCCACAGGGGGCATCATGCGCCCGGTGCTGCACAAGATCATGCAAAAGCGGGTGAGGGAACTGGAGATCCCGGTGCGGCTGGGCCTGACGGTCTCCGCGCTGGTCAATACCGGCGATGGCGTGGATGTGGCCTTTTCCGATGGGTCGAGCGGGCATTACGATCTGGTTGTGGGCTCGGACAGCGTGTTTTCGGGTGTGCGCGAACTGTCCTTTCCGCATATGGCGCCTGCCCAACCCACCGGGCAGGGCTGCTGGCGAATCTCGATCCGCAAGCCGCCCGGCCTTGAATATGGCGAGTTCTACCTTGGCCATGCCAACCCTTGCGGCATCACGGCTTGCGCGCCGGATCAGGTCTATATGTGGATGCTGACCCCTCATGTGGAGCGCGAAAGCTTCATGGACGGGGAAGAACTGTTCAACGAATTGAAGCGCCTGCTGGGTGATTTCGGGGGCAATGCCGGGTGGATCCGCGACAATATGACGCGCTCCGACTGGATCAACTATCGCCCGCTGGCCGCCGTGCTTCAGCCGATGCCCTGGTACAACGGGCGCATCGTGCTGCTGGGCGATGCGGTCCATGCCACCACGCCTCATCTGGCCTCGGGCGCGGGTATGGCGGTGGAAAGCGGCATCGTGCTGGCCGAGGAACTGGCCCGCGCGGGGGATGTCGCGGCGGGCCTGTCGGCCTATCAGCAGCGGCGCTATCCGCGCTGCAAGGATGTGATCGACAGCTCCGTCTCGGTGGGCCGCCTGCAACTGGCGCATGGCGACCCGCGCGAACATGCCAAGATCCTTGAAGGCGCGCTCTCGCGCCTCAACGAACCGTTCTGA
- a CDS encoding winged helix-turn-helix transcriptional regulator, with the protein MARLAAEMARYGHDREAPVREVMARLGDRWTTLVLIVLAMGEWRHADLRRALVRLSSEQAISQRVLTLKLRNLERDGFVLRTATDHVPPRVSYSLTPLGRELAAQARHLIDWVNAQSEAIRIARAGFDAREGD; encoded by the coding sequence ATGGCAAGATTGGCGGCCGAAATGGCGCGCTATGGCCATGACCGCGAGGCCCCCGTGCGCGAGGTCATGGCGCGGCTGGGCGATCGCTGGACCACGCTGGTGCTGATTGTTCTGGCGATGGGCGAATGGCGCCATGCGGATCTGCGCAGGGCGCTGGTGCGATTGTCCTCGGAACAGGCGATTTCGCAGCGCGTGCTGACGCTGAAACTGCGCAATCTTGAGCGCGACGGCTTTGTGCTGCGCACGGCCACCGACCATGTGCCGCCGCGCGTATCCTATAGTCTGACCCCGCTGGGGCGCGAACTGGCGGCGCAGGCGCGCCATCTGATCGATTGGGTCAATGCCCAATCCGAGGCGATCCGTATCGCGCGCGCCGGTTTTGACGCGCGCGAAGGGGATTAA
- a CDS encoding phytoene desaturase family protein — protein sequence MSHYDIVVMGGGHNGLTAAAYMAKAGKRVLVLERKAHFGGGVSTRELIQPGYWHDEHSNVHIMIQGNPMLREDELGLLSKFGLEYIYPDLPHASIWEDGTIVRSWKDLDRTCEEIAAFSPKDAEAYRKFARASMDAIPMFMSGLYAPPFPMGAFVAMMDQSDEGRFLLDVMSRSALDVVEQYFESDLLKLHIVRMVTENLQMPDELGTGMGAFLMPGIIHTYGCSMPKGGSGQLSKALVRAIEHFGGEVRCNAEVSRVIVSGGKAAGLELTTGETFMAKDGVIGAIHPHVLRKFVGETPEPVLQRAERVTQSTFSINLMHLTLKERLKLKVGNETNAMMTELMDFYTIRDMLLEYDKLRRGEVSHRLIAGGDNTIFDPSRAPEGAGVFYGVNFAPYNLYPDGPGSWDTRKEEFADRALAQYRKFYSNLTDDNITGRLIRSPIDHERDSPASFIKGDIHGCAPFMYQSVAHRPTPDLGSFRVPGVDGLYLVGPFMHPGGGVFGAGRATAIQMMDDLGLDYDKVCGGPI from the coding sequence ATGAGCCACTATGACATCGTCGTGATGGGCGGCGGCCATAATGGCCTGACCGCGGCGGCCTATATGGCCAAGGCCGGAAAACGCGTGCTGGTGCTGGAGCGCAAAGCGCATTTCGGCGGCGGCGTGTCCACCCGCGAACTGATCCAGCCCGGCTATTGGCATGATGAGCATTCCAATGTGCATATCATGATCCAGGGCAATCCGATGCTGCGCGAGGACGAGCTGGGGCTGCTGTCGAAATTCGGCCTCGAATATATCTATCCCGACCTGCCCCATGCCTCGATCTGGGAGGACGGGACCATTGTCCGTTCGTGGAAGGATCTGGACCGCACCTGCGAGGAAATCGCCGCTTTCAGCCCGAAGGACGCCGAGGCTTATCGCAAATTCGCCCGCGCCAGCATGGACGCGATCCCGATGTTCATGAGCGGGCTTTATGCGCCGCCCTTCCCCATGGGCGCCTTTGTGGCGATGATGGACCAGTCCGACGAGGGCCGCTTCCTGCTCGACGTGATGAGCCGATCTGCGCTGGATGTGGTGGAGCAATATTTCGAGAGCGATCTCTTGAAGCTCCACATCGTGCGGATGGTGACCGAAAATCTGCAAATGCCCGATGAACTGGGCACCGGCATGGGCGCGTTCCTGATGCCGGGGATCATCCATACCTATGGCTGCTCGATGCCCAAGGGCGGGTCGGGGCAATTGTCGAAAGCCTTGGTCCGCGCCATCGAGCATTTCGGCGGCGAGGTACGCTGCAATGCCGAGGTCTCGCGCGTGATCGTCAGCGGCGGCAAGGCGGCAGGGCTTGAACTGACCACCGGCGAGACTTTCATGGCCAAGGATGGCGTGATCGGTGCGATCCACCCGCATGTGCTGCGCAAATTCGTGGGCGAAACGCCGGAACCGGTCCTGCAGCGCGCCGAGCGGGTCACGCAATCGACCTTCTCGATCAACCTGATGCACTTGACGCTGAAAGAGCGTTTGAAGCTGAAGGTCGGCAATGAAACCAACGCCATGATGACCGAGCTGATGGATTTCTACACCATCCGCGACATGCTGCTCGAATATGACAAGCTGCGCCGGGGCGAGGTTTCGCACCGCCTGATCGCGGGCGGCGACAACACGATCTTTGACCCCAGCCGCGCGCCGGAAGGGGCGGGCGTGTTCTATGGCGTCAATTTCGCGCCCTACAACCTCTATCCCGACGGCCCCGGATCATGGGACACGCGCAAGGAGGAATTTGCCGACCGCGCGCTGGCGCAATATCGCAAGTTCTATTCAAACCTGACGGACGACAACATCACCGGCCGCCTGATCCGATCCCCCATCGACCATGAACGCGACAGCCCGGCCAGCTTTATCAAGGGCGACATCCACGGCTGCGCGCCCTTCATGTATCAATCGGTGGCCCATCGCCCCACGCCCGATCTGGGATCGTTCCGCGTGCCGGGGGTTGATGGGCTCTATCTGGTCGGCCCCTTCATGCATCCGGGCGGGGGCGTGTTTGGCGCCGGGCGCGCCACGGCGATCCAGATGATGGACGATTTGGGTCTGGACTATGACAAGGTCTGCGGAGGGCCGATCTGA
- a CDS encoding GMC oxidoreductase, whose protein sequence is MAYEFDAIVVGSGITGGWAAKELTEAGLKVLMIERGREIVHGDYPREMKAPWELPFRGQGDTERYKRDHPVQMLNRHFNEWSEDHFVNDRENPYDLGPGSAFTWFRSYQLGGKSLTWGRQCYRWSDYDFGANARDGVGTDWPIRYADLAPWYDKVERFIGVSGAAENLPALPDGQFQPPFALNAVETSVREKVAARWPDRRLTIGRTANLTQGKEEEGRTPCQSRNICIRGCSFGAYFSTQSSTLPAATKTGRLTVITDAQVEKVDYDPATRRVTGVRWVNTKTRERKSATARVVFLNAGAFNSVHLMLNSANEAMPGGLANSSGVLGTHIMDHANTLSAAAIMPGFENHTSFGNRPTGIVIPRFRNLDKADGDGFTRGYSFQGGALQSAWTRGKRQAGIGTDFKRDLRSPGEWRMVLVAFAESMPRASNRLTLSKQLDPLGVPRLEIHFAHGAAEMAALADAKREAAAMLGAAGGRVLFGMDQPGPGGTAIHEMGGARMGHDPKTSVLNKWSQAHDVANLFVTDGAQMASSACQNPSLTYMALTARAVDHAVGLIKAGAI, encoded by the coding sequence ATGGCTTACGAATTTGATGCGATCGTGGTGGGCTCAGGGATCACCGGCGGCTGGGCGGCCAAGGAATTGACCGAGGCGGGGTTGAAAGTGCTGATGATCGAGCGCGGGCGCGAGATCGTCCATGGCGACTATCCGCGCGAGATGAAGGCACCATGGGAATTGCCCTTTCGCGGACAGGGCGACACCGAGCGCTACAAACGCGATCATCCGGTCCAGATGCTCAACCGCCATTTCAATGAATGGAGCGAGGATCACTTCGTCAACGACCGCGAAAATCCCTATGATCTGGGGCCGGGCAGCGCCTTTACATGGTTTCGCTCCTACCAGCTCGGAGGCAAATCGCTGACCTGGGGGCGGCAGTGCTATCGCTGGTCGGACTATGATTTTGGCGCCAATGCGCGCGATGGCGTGGGCACCGATTGGCCGATCCGCTATGCCGATCTGGCGCCTTGGTATGACAAGGTGGAGCGCTTCATCGGCGTTTCAGGCGCGGCGGAAAATCTGCCTGCCCTGCCCGATGGCCAGTTTCAGCCACCCTTTGCCCTGAATGCCGTCGAGACATCGGTGCGCGAAAAGGTAGCCGCCCGCTGGCCCGACCGCCGCCTGACCATCGGGCGGACGGCCAATCTGACGCAGGGCAAGGAGGAGGAGGGCCGCACTCCCTGTCAGTCCCGCAACATCTGTATCCGGGGCTGTTCGTTCGGGGCCTATTTCTCGACGCAATCCTCCACCCTGCCCGCTGCCACCAAGACCGGGCGGCTGACCGTCATCACCGATGCGCAGGTGGAAAAGGTGGATTACGATCCCGCCACCCGCCGCGTGACCGGCGTGCGCTGGGTCAACACCAAAACGCGCGAGCGCAAGAGCGCCACGGCGCGGGTCGTGTTCCTCAATGCGGGCGCGTTCAATTCGGTGCATCTGATGCTGAATTCGGCCAATGAAGCGATGCCCGGCGGATTGGCCAATTCCAGCGGCGTGCTGGGCACGCATATTATGGATCATGCCAACACGCTGTCGGCGGCCGCCATCATGCCGGGTTTTGAAAACCACACCAGTTTCGGCAACCGCCCCACCGGCATTGTCATCCCGCGTTTCCGCAATCTGGACAAGGCCGATGGCGATGGTTTCACGCGCGGCTATTCGTTTCAGGGCGGCGCGCTGCAATCGGCATGGACGCGCGGCAAGCGGCAGGCCGGCATCGGCACCGATTTCAAGCGCGATTTGCGCAGTCCCGGCGAATGGCGGATGGTGCTGGTGGCCTTTGCCGAAAGCATGCCGCGCGCCAGCAACCGGCTTACCCTGTCCAAGCAATTGGACCCGCTGGGCGTGCCCCGGCTCGAGATCCACTTTGCCCATGGCGCGGCGGAAATGGCCGCGCTGGCCGATGCCAAGCGTGAGGCGGCCGCCATGCTGGGTGCGGCGGGCGGACGTGTGCTGTTCGGCATGGACCAGCCCGGCCCCGGCGGCACGGCGATCCACGAAATGGGCGGCGCGCGCATGGGCCATGACCCGAAAACCAGCGTGCTCAACAAATGGAGTCAGGCCCATGATGTGGCCAATCTGTTCGTCACCGATGGCGCGCAAATGGCGTCGAGCGCCTGCCAGAACCCCTCGCTGACCTATATGGCGCTGACCGCGCGGGCGGTCGATCATGCGGTGGGGCTGATCAAGGCGGGCGCCATTTAA